From the Haladaptatus sp. DJG-WS-42 genome, the window GCGGCGAGCCACGACGGCATCGTGAGCGGCCGCGGTTCGGTTCCGGAAGGCGACACCCGCCACAGCGTGGCCGCGGACCCGCCGCTCGCCGTCGTCGCGGACACCGAACTGCTCGCGAACGCCCCGTGGGAACTCACCACCGCGGGATGTGCGGACATCATCTCTAACTATACTGCGGTCAAAGACTGGCAACTCGCCCACCGCCTGAAGAACGTCGAATACTCTGAGTACGCGGGCGCGCTCTCACAGATGACTGCGGAGTTGCTCGTAGAACGCATCGACGCTATCAAACCCGGCCTCGAAGAGTCCTCGTGGGTGGTCGTAAAGGCGCTTGTCTCCTCTGGCGTGGCGATGAGCATTGCCGGGTCCTCGCGGCCCGCGAGCGGCGCAGAACACCTTTTCTCTCATCAGTTAGACCGTCTCACACCCGGGGCGGCGCTCCACGGCCATCAGGTCGGTGTCGGGTCGATTCTCATCGAGTATCTCCACTCGGGCGAACACGGCCAGTGGCAGAACATCCGCGACGCGCTCGACAAACTCGGTGCGCCGACGACGGCAGACGGACTCGGTATCGACCCCGAAACCGTCATCGAAGCGCTGACGACGGCCCACGAAATCCGCGACCGCTACACGATACTCGGCGATGGGGTGAGCGAGGATGCCGCGATAGAAGTCGCAACCGTTACAGGCGTTATCTAAGCTGGAAGTGCGTCAGACACCGTTGCGGGCGGATTTGTCCACCATTCGACGGCGGCAACGCCGTCGCCTTCACGCAGTTCACCGCCAGTTGGAACGCCAGAAAAGAGGAGTTGGAGTTGATACACGGGGGGTCGTTCGACGTTTCGTTCGTCGCCGATACCCACAATCGAGACGCGTGTGACTTCGTCGATGTCACAATCGAGGCCTGTTGTTCGTTTCACGAGTCGTTTTGCGCCCGCTTCGAG encodes:
- a CDS encoding NAD(P)-dependent glycerol-1-phosphate dehydrogenase, whose product is MFTKSSWIRLPRNVLVGHGVLDQTVEAVSELHLRGTPVLVTSPTPRKIAADRIIDQFEDAGFSPEIVVVETASFAEVQRVIDAAKAVDAGFLVGVGGGKAIDIAKMAADRIDRGFISVPTAASHDGIVSGRGSVPEGDTRHSVAADPPLAVVADTELLANAPWELTTAGCADIISNYTAVKDWQLAHRLKNVEYSEYAGALSQMTAELLVERIDAIKPGLEESSWVVVKALVSSGVAMSIAGSSRPASGAEHLFSHQLDRLTPGAALHGHQVGVGSILIEYLHSGEHGQWQNIRDALDKLGAPTTADGLGIDPETVIEALTTAHEIRDRYTILGDGVSEDAAIEVATVTGVI